The following are encoded in a window of Clostridium thermarum genomic DNA:
- a CDS encoding superoxide dismutase, translating to MKYELPVLKYEYKDLEPFIDENTMTIHHTKHHATYINNLNAALEKYPELAEKSLEDLLRGLRDLPEEIKTAVRNNGGGNYNHSLFWSIMTPNGEGAPEGKLNDDIVKTFGSFEAFKEEFTKAATTRFGSGWAWLVVDDNGNLKVTSTANQDNPIMDNLTPILGLDVWEHAYYLKYQNRRPEYISAWWNIVSWKEVSRLYNEALTK from the coding sequence ATGAAATACGAACTACCAGTATTGAAATATGAATACAAGGATTTAGAACCATTTATTGATGAAAATACAATGACTATACATCACACAAAGCATCATGCTACCTATATAAATAATCTAAATGCAGCATTAGAGAAGTATCCAGAGCTAGCTGAAAAGAGTCTGGAGGATTTATTAAGGGGCTTGAGAGACCTTCCTGAAGAAATTAAAACTGCCGTGAGAAATAATGGCGGAGGTAACTACAACCATTCTTTATTTTGGTCTATTATGACACCTAATGGAGAAGGTGCACCTGAAGGAAAGCTTAACGATGACATAGTAAAAACTTTTGGAAGTTTTGAAGCTTTTAAAGAGGAGTTTACAAAAGCTGCAACTACTAGATTTGGAAGCGGATGGGCTTGGCTAGTTGTTGATGATAATGGAAATTTAAAGGTTACTTCCACAGCTAATCAGGACAACCCAATTATGGATAATCTAACCCCTATTCTTGGGTTAGATGTTTGGGAACATGCATATTACTTAAAATATCAAAATAGAAGACCTGAATATATATCTGCATGGTGGAACATAGTTTCCTGGAAGGAAGTTAGCAGACTATATAACGAAGCCCTTACTAAATAA
- a CDS encoding asparagine synthase gives MKVKEGLIPAALGTIVTTAGAIADYKAMKMKHSKKNDMLKMAAAGVVGFGLAHVVLGTIDLIEHSR, from the coding sequence ATGAAAGTAAAAGAAGGATTAATTCCAGCTGCCTTGGGAACTATTGTAACTACTGCTGGCGCTATTGCTGATTATAAGGCTATGAAGATGAAGCACAGCAAAAAAAATGATATGCTCAAAATGGCCGCAGCTGGTGTTGTTGGTTTTGGCTTAGCCCATGTTGTGCTGGGTACCATAGATTTAATTGAACATTCCAGATAA
- a CDS encoding glycosyltransferase family 2 protein produces MKNFLLSIVVPMYYEEEVAEECYKRLTNVMKAKEFEYELLFVNDGSKDKTYEILREIAKNDIRAKVINFSRNFGHQAAVTAGIEASKGDAVVIIDADLQDPPELIGDMVKLWENGYEVVYAKRMKRKGETWFKLVTAKYFYKFLDAMSDVKIPQNTGDFRLIDRKVANVFLAMPEKNRFIRGMISWVGFNQIAIEYIREERFAGKTKYPLKKMIKFAKDGIIGFSTKPLKLITTLGLISVLLSFILFVYTIISKLLQTDIERGWASIMVAIAFFSGVQLLSLGIVGEYIARIYDETKGRPLYIVKEKLNFDESTEHII; encoded by the coding sequence GTGAAGAATTTTTTGTTATCCATAGTAGTTCCCATGTATTATGAAGAAGAGGTTGCAGAGGAATGCTATAAAAGACTTACGAATGTTATGAAAGCAAAAGAATTTGAGTATGAACTGTTATTTGTAAATGACGGTAGTAAGGACAAAACATATGAAATTCTAAGGGAGATAGCTAAAAATGATATTCGAGCCAAGGTTATAAATTTCTCAAGAAACTTTGGCCATCAAGCAGCGGTTACTGCCGGTATAGAAGCTTCAAAAGGTGATGCGGTTGTAATTATAGATGCAGACCTACAGGACCCTCCTGAACTAATAGGTGATATGGTTAAATTATGGGAGAATGGCTATGAAGTGGTCTATGCAAAACGTATGAAACGCAAAGGCGAAACCTGGTTTAAATTAGTTACAGCTAAATACTTTTATAAATTTCTTGACGCAATGTCGGATGTAAAGATACCCCAAAATACCGGCGACTTTCGTTTAATTGATAGAAAGGTTGCAAATGTATTTCTAGCTATGCCTGAAAAAAACAGGTTCATCAGAGGGATGATATCCTGGGTAGGTTTTAACCAAATTGCCATTGAATATATTAGAGAAGAACGGTTTGCCGGTAAAACTAAGTACCCGCTTAAAAAGATGATTAAGTTTGCAAAAGATGGCATCATTGGATTTTCTACTAAGCCGTTAAAACTTATAACTACTTTAGGATTAATTTCAGTATTATTATCCTTTATACTTTTTGTTTACACCATCATAAGCAAGTTATTACAGACAGACATAGAACGTGGCTGGGCTTCAATAATGGTCGCTATAGCTTTCTTCAGCGGGGTTCAATTACTTTCCTTAGGGATTGTTGGTGAATATATAGCAAGAATTTATGATGAAACCAAAGGTAGACCCCTGTACATAGTAAAAGAAAAGTTAAATTTTGATGAAAGTACAGAGCATATTATATAA
- a CDS encoding aspartate kinase, with translation MESIITAKFGGSSLAEAGQFEKVKNIIESDPNRRYVVPSAPGKRFSSDYKITDLLYLCHAHVQQGIPFNDVFDIIAARYKEIVACLILKHKELKELDIDSILNVIKKDIGSGASADYTASRGEYVNGIILAKLLGYEFVDASEIIFFNKHGVFDTVKTQAAVKEKLLCKERAVIPGFYGAMPDGSIKTFSRGGSDVTGAIIARCTSSTLYENWTDVSGFMMADPRIVSNPKPIDTITYRELRELSYMGATVLHEESVFPVREAGIPINIKNTNKPEDKGTLIFDDTNCSEKPSTITGIAGKKDFTVIAIEKHLMNIERGFCRKLLAILEQNEIHFECMPSGIDSVSLVVEDKSIASKLDDVIEEIKRQCKPDAIEVYPNMALIATVGRGMSRSKGIAATIFTSLAKEQINIRMINQGSSEINIIVGIETDDFEKAIRAIYSAFVN, from the coding sequence ATGGAATCAATTATTACTGCTAAATTTGGGGGAAGTTCACTAGCAGAAGCTGGTCAATTTGAAAAAGTAAAAAATATTATTGAGTCGGATCCTAATCGTAGGTATGTAGTACCTTCCGCCCCGGGAAAAAGGTTCTCATCCGATTATAAGATAACTGATTTACTTTATCTTTGCCATGCTCACGTTCAACAAGGTATACCTTTTAACGATGTATTTGACATTATTGCTGCCAGATATAAAGAAATCGTAGCATGCTTAATTTTAAAGCATAAGGAGTTAAAGGAATTAGATATTGATTCTATATTGAATGTGATTAAAAAAGATATAGGTTCAGGTGCTTCCGCAGACTATACTGCCAGCAGAGGAGAATATGTAAATGGTATTATTCTTGCAAAGCTCTTGGGTTATGAGTTTGTTGATGCTTCTGAAATCATCTTCTTTAACAAGCATGGCGTCTTTGACACAGTAAAAACTCAGGCTGCAGTAAAAGAAAAATTATTGTGTAAGGAACGGGCCGTTATTCCTGGATTTTATGGGGCTATGCCAGATGGAAGTATAAAAACTTTTTCTAGAGGTGGATCTGATGTTACCGGTGCAATCATTGCACGTTGTACCTCCTCTACCCTATATGAAAACTGGACAGACGTATCTGGCTTTATGATGGCAGATCCTAGGATTGTAAGCAACCCTAAGCCAATAGATACTATTACATACCGTGAGCTTAGAGAATTGTCCTATATGGGAGCTACTGTATTGCACGAAGAATCTGTATTTCCTGTAAGAGAAGCTGGAATACCGATTAATATAAAAAATACAAATAAGCCTGAAGATAAGGGAACCTTAATTTTTGATGATACTAACTGCAGTGAGAAACCTTCTACAATAACTGGAATCGCTGGTAAAAAGGATTTTACAGTTATTGCTATAGAAAAACATTTAATGAATATAGAGCGCGGCTTTTGCAGAAAATTACTTGCTATTTTGGAGCAAAATGAAATACATTTTGAGTGTATGCCATCGGGTATTGACAGTGTATCTCTAGTAGTGGAAGATAAATCTATTGCTAGTAAATTAGATGATGTAATTGAAGAAATCAAGAGACAGTGCAAACCGGATGCCATTGAGGTTTATCCCAATATGGCATTAATTGCTACTGTGGGAAGAGGAATGTCCAGATCTAAAGGTATAGCCGCTACAATATTTACTTCTCTTGCAAAGGAACAGATAAATATCCGTATGATAAATCAAGGTTCTTCAGAAATTAACATAATAGTTGGAATAGAAACTGACGATTTTGAAAAGGCTATAAGAGCTATCTATTCTGCTTTTGTAAATTAA
- the asd gene encoding aspartate-semialdehyde dehydrogenase, with protein MEKLKVGILGGTGFVGQRFITLLDNHPYFEITVIAASPKSANRTYEDAVSNRWKLNVPMPESVKKIIVKNVYDIDEIKKEVDFVFCAVDMAKDEIKKLEETYAKAEIPVVSNNSAHRMTPDVPMIIPEINNDHLRIIEAQKRRLGTKKGFIAVKPNCSIQSYVPALNALKEFGPKEVVVCTYQAISGAGKTFGDWPEMVDNVIPFISGEEEKSEQEPLKVWGHIEDDKIALNTMPKITTQCIRVPVSDGHMAAVFVKFQSKPTKEQILKLWEEYSGRPQELNLPSAPKQFLNYFEEDNRPQTKLDRDLENGMAVSIGRLREDTVYDYKFVCLSHNTLRGAAGGAVLTAELLYAEGYLTKNI; from the coding sequence ATGGAAAAGTTGAAAGTGGGAATTCTTGGCGGTACAGGTTTTGTTGGACAAAGGTTTATAACTTTGCTTGATAACCATCCCTACTTTGAGATTACTGTAATTGCAGCAAGTCCAAAATCTGCAAATCGAACTTATGAGGATGCTGTAAGCAATAGGTGGAAGTTAAATGTCCCTATGCCGGAATCAGTAAAAAAAATAATTGTTAAGAATGTATATGATATCGATGAGATAAAAAAAGAAGTGGATTTTGTTTTCTGCGCTGTAGATATGGCAAAAGATGAAATAAAAAAACTTGAGGAAACCTATGCAAAAGCGGAAATTCCTGTTGTTTCTAATAATTCAGCTCATAGAATGACACCTGACGTTCCAATGATAATACCGGAAATTAATAATGATCATTTGAGAATTATTGAAGCACAAAAGCGTCGCCTTGGTACAAAGAAAGGATTTATAGCTGTAAAACCTAATTGTTCCATTCAAAGCTATGTACCTGCTTTGAATGCTCTTAAGGAATTCGGACCAAAGGAAGTTGTTGTATGCACTTATCAAGCTATATCCGGTGCAGGTAAAACCTTTGGGGATTGGCCGGAAATGGTGGATAATGTAATACCCTTCATAAGTGGTGAAGAAGAAAAGAGTGAGCAGGAACCATTAAAAGTATGGGGACATATCGAAGATGATAAGATTGCCTTGAATACTATGCCTAAAATAACAACTCAGTGCATAAGGGTACCGGTTTCTGATGGTCATATGGCAGCAGTCTTCGTTAAATTCCAAAGTAAGCCAACAAAGGAACAGATTCTTAAGCTGTGGGAGGAATACAGTGGACGTCCACAAGAACTAAATCTTCCTAGTGCTCCTAAGCAATTTTTAAATTATTTTGAAGAAGATAACAGACCTCAGACAAAACTTGATAGAGACTTAGAAAACGGAATGGCTGTTTCTATAGGTAGATTGAGAGAAGATACGGTTTATGATTATAAATTTGTTTGCTTATCTCATAATACCCTTAGGGGAGCTGCCGGCGGAGCAGTACTAACTGCAGAATTACTCTATGCAGAAGGATATTTGACTAAGAATATATAG
- the pflA gene encoding pyruvate formate-lyase-activating protein: protein MIGKIHSIESMGLVDGPGIRTVVFFQGCKLRCAYCHNPDTWATFGGKETDSEELMKKILRYKPYFTRSGGGVTFSGGDPLMQPDFLIEMLKLCKENGIHTVIDTAGYGIGKYEEILKYTDLILFDIKHVTSEGYKELTGQDDKGAYKFLKVAQRMQIPLWIRHVVVPGVTDGYEHIKKLADIINSIKYVEKIELLPYHTLGVNKYETMGIKYRLSNVEPMSKTAVKEIEQLLLSFLDDKYKGKLKITE, encoded by the coding sequence ATGATAGGTAAGATTCACTCCATTGAAAGCATGGGATTGGTAGACGGTCCGGGAATAAGGACTGTAGTTTTTTTTCAAGGTTGCAAGCTACGCTGTGCATATTGTCATAATCCGGATACATGGGCAACCTTTGGAGGAAAAGAGACTGATTCAGAAGAGTTAATGAAGAAAATATTAAGATATAAGCCCTATTTTACCAGATCCGGAGGCGGTGTTACATTTTCCGGTGGAGATCCATTAATGCAGCCTGATTTTCTAATTGAAATGCTTAAATTGTGTAAAGAAAATGGAATTCATACGGTTATTGATACTGCCGGATATGGGATAGGTAAATATGAGGAAATTCTCAAATATACGGATTTAATATTATTTGACATAAAACATGTAACCTCTGAGGGATATAAAGAACTTACCGGGCAGGATGACAAAGGGGCATATAAATTTTTGAAAGTGGCACAAAGAATGCAGATTCCTCTTTGGATTAGACATGTTGTAGTTCCGGGAGTAACAGATGGCTATGAACATATTAAGAAGCTTGCAGACATAATAAATAGTATAAAGTATGTCGAAAAAATCGAACTACTTCCCTACCATACCCTAGGAGTTAACAAGTATGAAACCATGGGAATCAAATATAGATTAAGCAATGTGGAACCTATGTCTAAAACTGCTGTCAAAGAGATTGAACAGTTATTGTTAAGCTTTTTAGATGATAAATATAAAGGGAAATTAAAGATAACAGAGTAA
- the pflB gene encoding formate C-acetyltransferase, with protein MFKQWEGFNLGNWTESIDVRNFIQKNYTLYEGDKSFLVSPTEKTKKVWDKASALIVEEIKKGIIDVATDRVSGIDNYEAGYLDKENEVILGFQTDAPLKRIVNPFGGWRMVEQSLEAYGYEIDKDIAEYFPKYRKTHNQGVFDAYSEETRAARSVGLLTGLPDAYGRGRIIGDYRRIALYGIDFLIEQKKKDLKELKGDFLDELIRKREEVSEQIRSLQAMKSMAAKYGFDISQPAANAKEAVQFLYFGYLAAVKENNGAAMSLGRTSTFIDIYIERDLKNGLITEAEAQEIIDQFVIKLRMVRHLRTPEYNELFAGDPTWVTESIGGVSINGKPLVTKSSFRFLHTLVNLGPAPEPNMTVLWSEKLPVNFKKFCAEMSILTDSIQYENDDIMRPIYGDDYAIACCVSAMQVGKQMQFFGARCNLGKALLYSINGGVDEKKGKLVLTGIDKIEDEILDYEKVKANFFKVLEKVAALYVNTMNVIHYMHDKYAYEAGMMALHDTEVGRLMAFGVAGLSVAADSLSAIKYAKVKPIRENGITVDFEIEGDFPKYGNDDDRVDDIAVEIVKKFSTELKKHPTYRNAKHTLSVLTITSNVVYGKKTGATPDGRAAGVAFAPGANPMHGRDLEGALASLNSVAKVPYAPYCEDGVSNTFSILPEALGKTEEERIDNLVSTLDGYFGQGAHHLNVNVLQRETLMDAMEHPEKYPTLTIRVSGYAVNFNRLSREQQLEVISRTFHETM; from the coding sequence ATGAAGGAGATAAGAGCTTTTTAGTTTCTCCTACTGAAAAAACCAAGAAAGTTTGGGACAAAGCTTCTGCCTTAATCGTAGAAGAAATCAAAAAAGGTATAATTGATGTTGCTACAGACAGAGTATCAGGAATTGATAATTACGAAGCTGGCTACTTAGATAAAGAAAATGAAGTAATTTTGGGATTCCAAACAGATGCACCATTAAAGAGAATCGTAAACCCTTTTGGTGGCTGGAGAATGGTAGAACAGTCTCTTGAAGCCTATGGATACGAAATAGATAAGGATATAGCTGAATATTTCCCCAAATATAGAAAGACACACAATCAAGGGGTATTCGATGCATATAGTGAGGAAACCAGAGCAGCTAGAAGTGTCGGACTGTTAACAGGACTTCCTGATGCTTATGGAAGAGGTAGAATCATAGGTGACTATAGAAGAATTGCACTTTACGGTATTGATTTTCTTATAGAGCAAAAGAAGAAGGATTTAAAAGAATTAAAAGGTGATTTTCTTGATGAGCTTATAAGAAAAAGAGAAGAAGTAAGTGAGCAAATAAGATCATTACAGGCTATGAAATCCATGGCGGCTAAATATGGCTTTGATATATCTCAGCCCGCAGCAAATGCAAAAGAAGCTGTTCAATTCCTTTACTTTGGATATTTGGCTGCAGTTAAAGAAAATAATGGTGCTGCAATGTCCTTAGGTAGAACGAGCACCTTCATTGATATCTATATTGAAAGAGATTTGAAGAATGGTCTTATCACTGAAGCAGAAGCACAAGAGATCATTGATCAGTTCGTAATTAAATTAAGAATGGTTAGACATTTAAGAACACCTGAATATAACGAACTATTCGCTGGTGATCCAACTTGGGTTACTGAATCCATCGGTGGTGTTTCTATTAACGGAAAACCATTGGTAACAAAAAGCTCATTTAGATTTCTTCATACACTAGTAAATTTAGGACCTGCTCCGGAACCAAATATGACAGTTTTATGGTCAGAAAAGCTTCCAGTAAACTTTAAGAAGTTCTGTGCTGAAATGTCTATATTGACAGATTCTATTCAATATGAAAATGATGACATAATGAGACCTATATATGGAGATGACTATGCTATCGCCTGCTGTGTATCAGCAATGCAGGTAGGAAAGCAAATGCAGTTCTTTGGTGCAAGATGTAATCTTGGTAAGGCTCTGCTGTACTCAATAAATGGCGGAGTTGATGAAAAGAAAGGCAAGTTAGTATTGACAGGAATTGATAAGATAGAGGACGAAATTCTTGACTACGAAAAAGTAAAGGCTAATTTCTTCAAGGTTCTTGAAAAAGTTGCCGCACTTTATGTTAATACCATGAACGTTATTCATTACATGCATGACAAATATGCTTATGAGGCAGGAATGATGGCACTGCATGATACTGAAGTGGGCAGACTTATGGCCTTTGGTGTTGCTGGCTTATCTGTTGCAGCAGACTCTTTAAGTGCAATCAAATATGCTAAAGTTAAACCAATAAGAGAAAACGGAATAACTGTTGACTTTGAAATTGAAGGAGATTTCCCTAAGTACGGTAATGATGATGATAGAGTTGACGATATAGCTGTAGAAATTGTAAAGAAATTCTCAACCGAGCTTAAAAAGCATCCGACATATAGAAATGCTAAGCATACACTATCTGTATTGACTATAACTTCTAATGTAGTTTATGGTAAGAAGACTGGAGCTACTCCTGATGGAAGAGCTGCCGGAGTTGCCTTTGCACCCGGAGCTAATCCAATGCACGGAAGAGACTTAGAAGGTGCTCTTGCATCACTTAACTCCGTAGCTAAGGTTCCATATGCACCATATTGTGAAGATGGAGTTTCTAATACCTTCTCAATATTACCTGAAGCACTAGGAAAGACCGAAGAGGAAAGAATAGATAACTTAGTTTCAACTTTGGATGGATACTTTGGTCAAGGTGCTCACCACCTTAATGTTAATGTTCTTCAGAGAGAGACACTGATGGATGCCATGGAACATCCAGAAAAATATCCAACATTAACTATCAGAGTATCAGGCTATGCTGTAAACTTTAATAGACTTTCCAGAGAACAACAGCTTGAAGTTATCAGCAGAACCTTCCACGAAACCATGTAA
- the spoVAD gene encoding stage V sporulation protein AD: protein MLQGRQTWMFENEPKIISSGVVGGPFEAAGNLAEDFDLFFDDIWLEQKSFEQAEQRLLKEACEIAIKKAGLKNTDINFFISGDLLNQIISSSFTARSLAIPFMGIFGACSSSMESLAIGSALANSNLADYIICGASSHNAAAEKQFRYPTEYGGQKPPTAQWTVTGAGVGIVSNRGKGPKVTAATIGKVIDMGLSDPFNMGGAMAPAAVDTIETHFNETQRPLDYYDLIATGDLGEVGYTIARDLFKKHNFNLPLDKYVDCGLLIYKPEQQVFSGGSGCGCSATVTFGHFLNRMKKGELKKILVVATGALLSPLSYQQKETIPCIANAVAIEM from the coding sequence ATGCTACAAGGAAGGCAAACTTGGATGTTTGAAAATGAACCAAAGATAATTTCTTCCGGAGTCGTAGGTGGACCCTTTGAAGCCGCAGGTAATCTTGCCGAAGATTTTGACCTCTTTTTCGATGATATATGGCTTGAGCAAAAAAGCTTTGAACAAGCAGAGCAGAGGCTCCTGAAGGAAGCTTGTGAAATAGCTATAAAAAAGGCTGGACTAAAAAATACGGATATAAATTTTTTCATAAGCGGTGACTTGCTTAATCAAATAATTAGTTCATCCTTTACTGCCAGAAGTCTAGCAATACCTTTTATGGGCATATTCGGAGCATGTTCTAGTTCAATGGAATCCCTTGCCATAGGTTCTGCTTTAGCAAACAGCAATTTAGCTGATTACATAATTTGCGGAGCTTCCAGCCACAATGCTGCTGCTGAAAAACAATTCAGATATCCTACAGAATACGGAGGTCAAAAACCTCCTACTGCGCAATGGACCGTAACTGGTGCTGGGGTAGGCATTGTAAGCAATAGGGGAAAGGGCCCAAAAGTAACGGCTGCAACAATAGGGAAGGTAATTGATATGGGTCTAAGTGATCCATTTAATATGGGTGGGGCAATGGCTCCGGCAGCGGTTGATACAATAGAAACTCATTTTAATGAAACGCAAAGGCCCCTTGATTATTATGACCTTATTGCCACAGGTGATTTAGGTGAGGTCGGTTACACTATAGCGAGGGATCTATTTAAAAAACATAATTTTAATCTTCCATTAGATAAATATGTAGACTGTGGCTTACTGATATATAAGCCAGAACAACAAGTATTTTCTGGTGGAAGTGGTTGTGGATGTTCTGCTACTGTTACCTTTGGTCATTTTTTAAATAGAATGAAGAAAGGGGAGCTTAAAAAGATATTGGTAGTTGCAACGGGTGCCTTATTGTCGCCTTTATCTTATCAGCAAAAGGAAACAATCCCCTGCATAGCTAATGCAGTGGCAATTGAAATGTAG
- a CDS encoding GtrA family protein — translation MFVGVLNTLITVSSYSILIYIGIHYFIANTAGYILGTLNSYFFNKSWVFQSKDSARDLFYKFIIVNIITLSISNILLFIFVDKLHYEKYLVQIIVIPITMLFNFTLNKVWTFKGRNIK, via the coding sequence ATGTTTGTTGGGGTTTTAAATACCCTAATAACGGTAAGTTCCTATAGTATTCTTATTTATATTGGAATTCACTATTTTATTGCCAATACCGCTGGATATATACTTGGAACCTTAAATAGTTATTTTTTTAATAAAAGTTGGGTATTTCAATCCAAAGATAGTGCTAGAGATTTATTCTATAAATTTATTATTGTGAATATAATTACCCTATCCATTAGTAATATATTGTTATTTATTTTCGTGGACAAGTTGCATTATGAAAAATATCTTGTTCAAATCATTGTAATTCCAATTACAATGCTGTTCAATTTTACATTGAACAAAGTTTGGACATTTAAAGGGAGGAATATTAAGTGA
- the spoVAE gene encoding stage V sporulation protein AE, whose amino-acid sequence MIKLFWAFLIGGGICVLGQILMDVFRLTPAHTTCTLVVLGAVLGGLGLYDPLIKLAGAGATVPISSFGNSLLKGAMTEAEKNGIIGVLTGIFEITSSGISAAIIFAFIASLIFKPKG is encoded by the coding sequence ATGATAAAACTTTTTTGGGCTTTTTTAATAGGTGGAGGAATTTGCGTTTTAGGTCAAATTTTAATGGATGTATTTAGGTTAACGCCTGCTCACACAACTTGTACATTAGTTGTCTTGGGTGCAGTGTTGGGTGGATTAGGCTTATACGATCCACTTATCAAATTAGCCGGAGCTGGCGCAACAGTACCAATCAGTAGTTTTGGTAATTCACTTTTAAAAGGCGCAATGACAGAGGCTGAGAAAAATGGCATTATTGGAGTATTAACCGGAATTTTTGAGATTACAAGCTCTGGCATATCTGCTGCAATAATTTTTGCCTTTATAGCCTCTCTAATCTTTAAGCCAAAAGGTTAA
- a CDS encoding HAD family hydrolase, giving the protein MNTILFDLDGTLLPMDMKLFEKIYFSELCSFFKDILPPEKLTEYVWKSTAAMVKNTELKTNEEVFFEDFTKNVGENIESFLERFNSFYDTNFQKVKESVKDVPAIRESVRILKSKGYDMVIATNPLFPRKAIYHRIRWAGFEPEEFIYVSSFEQNHYCKPQVYYYREVLEQIDKKPEECLMVGNDVQEDLIASKLGIKTYLITNNLLHRCDEEIQSDFMGDYDDFLNFVKELPNIK; this is encoded by the coding sequence ATGAATACAATACTGTTTGATCTGGATGGTACGCTGCTGCCAATGGATATGAAGCTATTTGAGAAAATATACTTTAGTGAACTGTGTTCATTTTTTAAGGATATACTACCACCTGAAAAATTGACTGAATATGTTTGGAAGTCTACTGCTGCCATGGTGAAGAATACAGAATTGAAAACAAATGAAGAAGTATTCTTTGAGGATTTTACAAAAAATGTAGGAGAAAATATTGAGAGTTTTCTAGAAAGATTTAATTCCTTCTATGATACAAATTTTCAGAAGGTTAAGGAATCCGTTAAGGATGTACCTGCTATAAGGGAAAGTGTAAGAATATTAAAAAGCAAGGGATATGATATGGTTATAGCTACAAATCCCCTGTTCCCAAGAAAGGCCATATATCATCGAATCAGGTGGGCAGGCTTTGAGCCTGAGGAATTTATATATGTATCCTCTTTTGAACAGAACCATTACTGTAAGCCTCAAGTATATTATTACAGAGAAGTTCTGGAACAAATTGATAAAAAACCGGAAGAATGTCTGATGGTTGGAAATGATGTCCAAGAGGATCTCATAGCCTCAAAGCTAGGAATCAAGACTTATCTCATCACTAATAACCTGCTACACAGATGTGATGAGGAAATACAGAGTGATTTTATGGGAGATTATGACGATTTTTTAAATTTTGTTAAAGAATTACCTAATATCAAGTGA